The Deltaproteobacteria bacterium genome contains a region encoding:
- a CDS encoding DUF2029 domain-containing protein encodes MPAAHDSLKTRLLLTFNANRFAWIMAIVFICFGVMEIINGRFWLSDLEVDYRAAANLLNGQAVYGRTGGAGSGLFKYSPFTLLCIAPYALMPFGAVKIIHFCFVGAMIICSMIYMERFISETFFGNQKSAGTKILFLSVLVAGIHLNRELHIGNWNVHLLFLAVFALHLITGKKEWAGGAVLAWVVLMKPHFVILIPLLLMRKKGKALAGFFVGIFAGLILPSLFLGIRRNIEFHAAWVNTMLTHNTSFFRDEGCIYSLGYKFGLKYLFPEAGILYASAMVACVAFLVFILVTNDLRREHSRQGTQDETKSNFVFEYFLLLAILPSITVTDTEHYLWSLPIIIFIMTYWVYGAKKRNWLFFATIVSFLLYGGNIYDLLGRDLSRYLEEAGIYGMGNILIILSSLVIFNRRRIS; translated from the coding sequence ATGCCCGCTGCCCATGACAGCCTTAAAACCAGATTGCTGCTGACTTTTAACGCGAACAGATTTGCCTGGATCATGGCGATCGTTTTTATCTGCTTCGGAGTGATGGAAATCATCAACGGGCGCTTCTGGTTAAGCGACCTCGAGGTCGATTATAGGGCCGCAGCCAATCTGCTAAACGGACAAGCCGTGTACGGGCGGACCGGTGGGGCCGGTTCCGGACTTTTCAAATACTCTCCATTTACACTTTTATGCATTGCGCCTTACGCGCTCATGCCCTTTGGGGCAGTCAAAATTATCCATTTTTGTTTTGTCGGCGCGATGATCATCTGTTCCATGATCTACATGGAAAGGTTCATCTCTGAAACTTTCTTCGGCAACCAGAAATCCGCCGGCACCAAAATACTGTTTCTTTCGGTGTTGGTTGCCGGCATCCATTTGAACCGGGAACTCCACATTGGAAACTGGAATGTACACTTGCTGTTTCTCGCCGTTTTTGCACTGCATCTGATCACCGGGAAAAAAGAGTGGGCGGGCGGGGCCGTCCTGGCATGGGTCGTCCTGATGAAACCCCATTTTGTCATCCTGATACCGCTCCTCTTGATGAGAAAAAAAGGCAAGGCCCTGGCGGGGTTTTTTGTCGGTATTTTCGCCGGCCTCATCTTGCCATCCCTTTTTCTGGGAATCAGGCGAAACATCGAATTTCACGCGGCATGGGTCAACACGATGCTTACCCACAACACCTCTTTTTTTCGAGATGAAGGCTGCATTTATTCTCTCGGTTACAAATTCGGCTTAAAATATCTGTTTCCAGAGGCCGGCATCCTCTATGCGTCCGCCATGGTTGCTTGCGTGGCTTTCCTCGTTTTTATTCTGGTGACGAATGATCTGCGACGTGAACATTCCCGACAAGGGACGCAGGATGAGACCAAAAGCAATTTTGTATTTGAATACTTTTTGCTGCTGGCCATTCTGCCAAGCATCACCGTCACGGACACGGAACATTATCTGTGGTCGCTGCCGATCATTATTTTTATCATGACCTATTGGGTGTATGGAGCCAAAAAGCGAAACTGGCTCTTCTTTGCTACGATCGTGTCGTTTCTTTTATATGGTGGAAATATCTACGATCTGTTGGGTCGTGATTTGTCGAGGTATCTGGAGGAAGCCGGCATTTACGGCATGGGAAACATTCTGATCATACTGAGCTCCCTGGTTATTTTTAACAGGAGGCGAATATCTTGA
- a CDS encoding glycosyltransferase family 39 protein: MTMAAASEHRYVKMAWTVVLAGLFLRVLYSGTFLLVPDEAYYWQWSRYLALGYYDHPPMIAWTIKLATIFLGQTETAVRLPTNLALAVTSAYLVLTARRWCGAKAAWYTALISQSLLGFNAAGLLATPDGLQICGWAGACYHVAAAYETDRPPQWLLGGAWFGFGMLSKYTMAMFPPLAFLFGMLNPSFRKRLTGPWPYAGIVLGLVLFLPVVYWNIEHGWSTFRHVAHKGGADSQVLFQLRYLGDYIGSQVGLLTPLVFLLLLTTWFTPLKKSTAGGHWLLTYLFFTSFPVVAGFAFLSLHTRVEGNWPASGYLGAAVIMAHAVTAGRSNAAHFSRKLWPWAVTSSYVLTFLVLLHLLWPVLPIPMRVDRLSQETRGWDILGEKVFDLRQSMPDPEETFIFGLNYQDASTLAFYTPGKPRTVSINRWKRPNAYDFWWSDRELIGRDAVGISGTSPKYLRRLKQVFNVVAPPQRVLIYRSGHPPSMGSDEQPLAEFLVYRAFGFKGGQRWVPQNRGDVRAAKSTVPLTAGASKDTCYPGSGRMNQPPSAKAEGLEGQGPREKTRTADSVI, encoded by the coding sequence ATGACAATGGCTGCAGCGTCGGAGCATCGCTATGTAAAAATGGCCTGGACGGTCGTCCTCGCCGGCCTTTTCCTGAGAGTGCTCTATTCCGGCACCTTTCTTCTGGTGCCGGACGAGGCCTATTATTGGCAGTGGAGCAGATACCTGGCCCTCGGCTACTATGATCACCCGCCCATGATCGCCTGGACCATCAAGCTGGCGACCATTTTTCTGGGGCAGACCGAAACGGCCGTCAGGCTCCCGACCAATCTCGCTTTAGCCGTCACATCGGCATACCTGGTGCTGACCGCCCGAAGGTGGTGCGGGGCCAAAGCCGCATGGTACACCGCGCTTATCTCCCAGTCATTACTCGGTTTCAATGCTGCCGGACTGCTGGCCACGCCTGACGGCCTGCAGATTTGCGGGTGGGCCGGCGCCTGCTACCATGTGGCGGCGGCTTATGAGACCGACAGGCCGCCACAGTGGCTGCTGGGAGGCGCCTGGTTCGGCTTTGGAATGCTCAGCAAATACACCATGGCCATGTTCCCCCCCCTGGCCTTTCTCTTTGGCATGCTGAACCCGTCGTTCCGCAAGCGCTTGACCGGGCCCTGGCCCTATGCCGGCATCGTGCTGGGACTCGTCCTTTTTCTCCCCGTTGTCTATTGGAATATCGAACATGGATGGAGCACCTTTCGACATGTCGCCCACAAGGGAGGCGCCGACAGCCAAGTCCTTTTCCAGTTGCGCTATCTGGGCGACTACATCGGATCGCAGGTGGGCCTCCTGACTCCCCTGGTCTTTTTGCTGTTGTTGACGACCTGGTTTACACCCCTGAAAAAAAGCACTGCCGGCGGGCACTGGCTGTTGACCTATCTGTTCTTCACATCTTTTCCCGTAGTGGCCGGCTTCGCTTTTTTAAGTCTGCACACCCGCGTGGAGGGCAACTGGCCCGCCTCAGGCTATTTAGGCGCCGCTGTCATCATGGCCCATGCGGTTACCGCCGGACGATCCAACGCGGCGCATTTCAGCAGGAAATTGTGGCCATGGGCCGTCACCAGCTCCTACGTGCTGACCTTCCTGGTGCTGCTGCACCTCCTGTGGCCCGTTTTGCCCATACCAATGCGTGTCGATCGGTTGTCTCAGGAAACCAGGGGGTGGGACATCCTTGGTGAAAAAGTATTCGACCTGCGGCAATCCATGCCGGACCCGGAGGAAACCTTCATCTTCGGCCTGAACTATCAGGATGCCAGCACGCTGGCTTTCTACACGCCCGGCAAACCGCGAACCGTCTCCATCAACCGGTGGAAACGTCCCAATGCCTATGATTTCTGGTGGAGCGACCGGGAGCTTATCGGCCGGGACGCAGTGGGTATCAGTGGCACTTCTCCCAAATATCTGAGACGACTCAAGCAGGTCTTCAACGTCGTGGCACCGCCCCAGAGGGTCTTGATCTATCGATCCGGGCATCCCCCCTCCATGGGAAGCGATGAACAGCCCCTGGCCGAATTCCTGGTTTACCGCGCCTTCGGCTTCAAAGGCGGCCAGCGCTGGGTGCCGCAAAACAGGGGAGATGTGCGCGCAGCGAAAAGCACCGTCCCCCTGACGGCCGGCGCCTCAAAAGATACATGCTATCCGGGAAGCGGCAGAATGAACCAACCACCTTCGGCTAAAGCCGAAGGCCTGGAGGGCCAGGGGCCAAGGGAAAAAACGCGCACAGCTGATAGCGTGATATGA
- a CDS encoding polyprenol monophosphomannose synthase: MKALIVIPTYNEFPNVEKVIRKTFSETTGFNRVHILVVDDNSPDGTAGKVQDMQTTDYGAALFLLRRTAKSGLGTAYIDGFNWGLARGYDIFVEMDADLSHHPRYLAAMIEKTKNADFIVGSRYVKGGGVTGWGPKRKLISSFGSLYARTILNLPIRDLTGGFNVWKREVLESIGLKNIRSEGYAFQIELKYRAFAHGFSLLEYPIIFEDRRQGKSKMSRKIVLEAIFRVWQLRFMR; the protein is encoded by the coding sequence ATGAAAGCGTTGATTGTCATCCCCACTTACAACGAATTTCCAAACGTTGAAAAGGTCATCCGTAAAACGTTTTCCGAAACCACCGGCTTCAACCGGGTGCACATCCTCGTGGTGGACGACAATTCCCCGGATGGTACGGCCGGCAAGGTGCAGGATATGCAGACAACCGACTACGGTGCTGCCCTGTTTCTTCTCCGACGTACGGCCAAGTCGGGGCTGGGAACCGCCTACATCGACGGCTTCAACTGGGGGTTGGCAAGAGGATACGATATTTTTGTGGAGATGGACGCCGACCTGTCCCACCACCCGCGTTATCTTGCGGCGATGATAGAAAAGACAAAAAATGCCGATTTCATTGTCGGCTCGCGTTATGTGAAGGGCGGCGGTGTCACGGGATGGGGACCCAAGCGAAAACTCATCTCCTCCTTCGGATCCCTTTACGCCCGCACCATCCTCAACCTGCCCATCCGTGATCTCACCGGGGGGTTCAACGTTTGGAAGCGGGAGGTTCTCGAAAGCATCGGCCTAAAAAACATCCGCTCGGAAGGTTACGCCTTCCAGATAGAGCTCAAATATCGTGCCTTTGCCCATGGGTTCAGCTTGCTCGAGTATCCTATCATTTTTGAAGACCGGCGACAGGGGAAGTCCAAGATGTCCCGTAAAATCGTGCTGGAAGCCATTTTCAGGGTGTGGCAGCTGCGCTTCATGCGTTAA